From a region of the Vanrija pseudolonga chromosome 2, complete sequence genome:
- the unc-104_3 gene encoding Kinesin-like protein, which produces MTSNSVAVFEGRVHGRGTVTPRFHYSWGILKTTAAAAATLWFGIMLEPPTRPFNPLTQPSTLVLTTTEEECAFTSPNHTTSLPHDTILPSLSLPPPRTLHHSVILLRALRAPYLFSCPGVTSKSSSELARGAKGLIRMEGHRTILEPPDHPSYWSAGSRDDDNYASQKTLYDDLGVDLLDHSFEGFNTCIFALQMGRPADGPDKGIIPLTTSELFNRVEQQSKKHANLSYSVEVSYMEIYNEKWVLSYGQRLTRLRVRDLLNPKNKGNLKVREHPSLGPYVEDLSKLVVENYNQMITLMDEGNKARTVASTNMNETSSRSHAVFTLILTQKRYDPDTKMTGEKVSKISLVDLAGSERQASTGATGTRLKEGANINKSLTTLGKVIAALAQASNTAAAGGKKKKEEFVPYRDSVLTWLLKESLGGNSKTAMIAAISPADYDETLSTLRYADAAKRIKTHAVVNEDPNAKLIRELKEELEVLRSRVSAGATNGEATYDPDIPPEKQIVTYKTKQGDIRTVTKLELQDQLEASEKLMDSLNLTWEEKLAETQKIHLEREKALEDLGITVEKDVRGTGVPGKGTTYVAQMVGVHAPQKFPSLVNLNEDPLMSECLIYQLKPGTTIAGSVDSGKAQVKLSGSHIAEEHCTFVNTDGEVTLEVVGDALTYVNGKRVPPSAPIKLHHGYRVILGDFHVFRFNDPAGVRAHRARMSGMWSNGVTEPGTPVRSDSPAQPVELMDWTAARREVADIESLGNEDLDKLFDDIVKVRTLRGRPDSRLDLTEIESRFMGSVAGDSVDVFANLRDWDHNGTASIAGHDLDNADKVTLVDGETGSRSDARSSMRLSDESSLEQQALTKQLRTLAQEVKRIRSQAAVARARGLSIPEVAAWSPREMVLARKAADQWKKLHNFGMAEEILRYAADIREANVIAKQMKKRISYNFVILDGLVASPTSALDDLGGIIEFDDVSDTCAATTGPRVMVKVIDHESTCELVPGRALTQPAIYSWNLCRFQQQLARMRQVLAIKDRPNYSVHLSLGAPFGDSPTPSFSYIGSARAPLQLLAQQVSYSVTVPIFCAYTMEAIGSCRVHFKCSAPSSRSGVSTPESSGPIVQSFPFSHKFSFTVTIDTVKGLTSADFTEVHAQTRLSSLVGPAIASEDTFASLPVNLEQASVSHLALRRTLSVLVTSDMVAHFTSGYASVEFFARVRAPYLERLERFDVIKETPPAPPPAAGDLTPNGSDPERPLMRRAETEFVTAETHDILASVEILEMSHDGEYTATDVEDDLVQLHLGVQRQLAVTFTHASGRALRWSKVVHASAGDIRVVTSDGEPCRVSAADVNMQMASQATFLSDGTSRLTARGTWDSAAHHCIQLDRRTPAADHVVVRLTFMIEVEGVDEPIVLEIDLKTRVISRDARRSSIRLIWRPRPVSNVVSMFAVDLTPPLARTARELWRLDTAKKPVPGDNLLTGWRPRSIALVRDYVALTRVRRLIADVQTSRTVLELAGIVDATKSSEAVQQELLAKYLSLWQHEMDTRLEFDVERETDAEKEMSNRLRRLVPDLEPRLVPTVRHVTPNESIIKRGTLSLLKDSRKNRWEEAQAVLRPPYLHLHPDVTKRETQVINIADASVVASPDVEMLLGRRHAFTVYTQTNSYIVQAVSARELEEWITVIGKQQRRG; this is translated from the exons ATGACCTCGAACTCTGTAGCGGTGTTTGAGGGGAGGGTGCAcggt CGAGGCACGGTTACCCCGCGTTTCCACTATAGCTGGGGTATTTTGAAGACgacagctgctgctgcagcaacCTTGTGGTTTGGGATTATGCTCGAGCCGCCAACTCGACCCTTCAACCCTCTCACTCAACCCTCAACCCTCGTGCTGACaacgaccgaggaggagtgTGCTTTCACGAGTCCCAACCACACCACCTCTCTCCCACACGACACCATCTTGCCTtctctctccctccctcctcctcgcactCTTCATCATTCGGTCATCTTGCTGAGAGCCCTCCGGGCTCCCTATCTCTTCTCATGTCCGGGGGTAACatcaaagtcgtcgtccg AGCTGGCTCGCGGAGCCAAGGGCCTCATCCGCATGGAAGGCCATCGGACCATCCTTGAGCCCCCAGATCACCCT TCATACTGGTCGGCTGGCTCGCGTGACGATGACAACTATGCGTCGCAGAAGACCCTGtacgacgacctcggcgttgacctcctcgaccacagTTTCGAGGGCTTCAACACGTGTATCTTTGCTT TGCAGATGGGCAGACCGGCAG ATGGGCCCGACAAGGGTATCATTCCGCTCACAACGTCGGAGCTCTTCaaccgcgtcgagcagcagtcGAAGAAGCACGCCAACCTCTCGTACTCGGTCGAGGTGTCTTACATGGAGATTTATAATGAGAAGTGGGTCCTAAGCTACGGCCAACGGCTAACGCGTCTCAGAGTGCGAGATCTGCTCAACCCGAAGAACAAGGGCAACCTCAAGGTTCGAGAACATCCCTCTTTGGGCCCCTATGTCGAAGACTTGAGCAAGCTGGTCGTGGAGAATTATAATCAAATGATCACCTTAATGGACGAGGGAAACAAG GCTCGAACAGTAGCATCAACCAACATGAACGAGACCTCTTCTCGTTCACATGCCGTGTTCACCCTGATT CTCACGCAGAAACGTTATGACCCCGATACCAAGATGACGGGCGAGAAGGTGTCCAAGATTTCGTTGGTCGACCTGGCGGGTAGCGAGAGGCAGGCGTCTACCGGCGCGACC GGGACACGACTGAAGGAGGGTGCGAACATCAACAAGTCACTCACCACCCTGGGCAAGGTCATTGCGGCTCTGGCACAGGCCAGCAACACGGCTGCGGCGGGTGgaaagaagaagaaggaggagttTGTGCCCTACCGCGACTCGGTCCTCACATGGCTACTCAAGGAGAGCCTGGGAGGAAACTCAAAGACGGCCATGATTGCGGCCATCTCGCCGGCCGACTACGATGAGACTCTCAGCACACTTCGATATGCCGATGCTGCCAAGCGGATCAAGACCCACGCTGTGGTCAACGAGGACCCCAACGCCAAGCTTATCCGtgagctcaaggaggagctcgaggtcctGCGTAGCCGCGTCAGTGCTGGTGCAACCAACGGCGAGGCAACATACGATCCAGACATCCCGCCTGAGAAGCAGATTGTGACATACAAGACAAAGCAAGGCGATATCCGAACTGTGaccaagctcgagctccaAGACCAACTGGAAGCCTCAGAAAAGCTCATGGACAGCCTCAACCTCACATGGGAAGAGAAGCTGGCGGAGACGCAAAAGATTCATCTTGAGCGAGAGAAGGCGTTGGAGGATTTGGGCATCACCGTCGAGAAGGATGTGAGGGGGACAGGTGTGCCGGGGAAGGGCACAACTTACGTCGCGCAGATGGTAGGCGTGCATGCTCCGCAGAAGTTCCCGTCACTAGTCAACCTCAACGAAGACCCTCTCATGTCCGAGTGTCTCATCTACCAGCTCAAACCCGGCACAACGATCGCAGGAAGTGTCGACAGCGGCAAGGCGCAAGTCAAGTTGTCGGGCTCGCACATCGCGGAAGAGCACTGTACCTTTGTCAACACCGATGGTGAGGTCACCCTCGAGGTGGTCGGGGACGCATTGACATAT GTCAATGGCAAGCGCGTACCCCCAAGTGCG CCTATCAAGTTACACCACGGCTACCGAGTAATCTTGGGCGACTTCCATGTGTTCCGATTCAACGACCCCGCCGGGGTCCGAGCTCACAGAGCAAGGATGTCTGGCATGTGGTCAAACGGCGTTACGGAGCCTGGGACGCCTGTTCGCTCGGACTCGCCTGCCCAGCCGGTGGAGCTCATGGACTGGACAGCCGCGCGTCGTGAGGTGGCGGACATTGAGTCGCTGGGCAATGAGGACTTGGACAAGCTCTTTGACGACATT GTCAAAGTCCGAACACTGCGAGGGCGACCAGATAGCCGCTTGGACCTGACCGAGATTGAATCCCGGTTCATGGGCTCCGTGGCCGGCGACTCGGTCGACGTGTTTGCGAACCTGAGGGACTGGGACCACAATGGAACAGCAAGCATTGCTGGCCACGATCTGGACAACGCAGACAAGgtcacgctcgtcgacggtgaAACTGGCTCACGAAGCGATGCCCGCTCGAGCATGAGGTTGTCTGACGAGTCCTCACTTGAACAGCAAGCTTTGACAAAACAGCTCCGAACCCTGGCGCAGGAGGTCAAGCGCATCCGCTCGCaggcggccgtggcgcgtGCTCGGGGTCTCTCCATCCCCGAGGTGGCTGCCTGGTCACCGAGGGAGATGGTTCTGGCTCGCAAGGCCGCGGATCAGTGGAAGAAGCTCCACAACTTTGGCATGGCGGAGGAGATCCTGCGTTATGCAGCCGACATTCGCGAGGCCAACGTCATTGC AAAACAGATGAAGAAACGCATCTCCTACAACTTTGTGATCCTGGATGGCCTTGTGGCGTCGCCCACCTCTGCGCTGGATGACCTTGGAGGGATTATCGAGTTTGATGATGTTTCGGACACATGTGCGGCCACGACTGGGCCCAGGGTGATGGTCAAAGTCATTGACCATGAATCGACATGTGAGCTCGTTCCCGGTCGAGCTCTaacccagccagccatcTACTCTTGGAACCTCTGCCGcttccagcagcagcttgcTCGTATGAGGCAGGTCCTGGCCATCAAGGACAGGCCAAACTACTCGGTGCACCTGAGTCTTGGTGCGCCGTTTGGCGATAGCCCCACCCCAAGCTTCTCATACATCGGAAGCGCGAGAGCCCCACTCCAGCTCCTGGCCCAGCAAGTATCCTACTCTGTCACTGTCCCCATCTTCTGCGCCTACACCATGGAGGCCATTGGCTCGTGCAGAGTCCACTTCAAGTGCTCtgccccctcgtcgcgctccggcGTGTCAACGCCCGAGTCGTCGGGCCCCATCGTCCAGTCCTTCCCCTTCAGCCACAAGTTCTCCTTCACCGTCACGATTGATACAGTCAAGGGCCTCACATCAGCCGACTTTACTGAAGTTCATGCGCAGACTCGGCTCTCGTCCTTGGTCGGCCCGGCCATCGCCTCGGAGGACACGTTTGCCTCGCTCCccgtcaacctcgagcaGGCTTCGGTCTCGCACCTTGCCCTGCGCCGGACGCTGTCGGTTCTCGTGACCTCGGACATGGTCGCCCACTTCACCTCGGGCTACGCCTCGGTCGAGTTCTTTGCCCGCGTTCGCGCTCCctacctcgagcgcctcgagcgctTTGACGTGATCAAGGAgacaccaccggcgccgcctcccgcGGCAGGAGACCTAACGCCCAACGGCTCTGACCCCGAGCGCCCGCTCATGCGCCGTGCCGAGACCGAGTTTGTCACCGCAGAGACCCACGATATCCTCGCTTCGGTTGAGATTCTCGAGATGAGCCATGATGGCGAGTATACGGCtaccgacgtcgaggacgacctcgtccagctGCATCTTGGTGTCCAGCGACAGCTCGCTGTCACATTTACCCACGCGTCGGGCCGAGCGCTCAGATGGTCCAAGGTTGTGCACGCCTCGGCAGGCGACATCCGAGTGGTCACCTCAGACGGCGAGCCCTGCCGGGTGAGCGCTGCCGACGTCAATATGCAGATGGCGTCGCAGGCGACATTCCTCTCGGACGGAACGTCACGCCTCACGGCACGCGGTACCTGGGATTCCGCGGCCCACCACTGTATCCAGCTCGATCGCCGTACGCCCGCGGCGGACCACGTTGTCGTTCGCCTCACGTTCATGATCGAGGTGGAGGGTGTTGACGAGCCCATTGTGCTCGAGATTGATCTCAAGACGCGCGTGATCAGCCGCGACGCGAGACGGTCGTCGATTCGCCTGATCTGGCGACCCAGACCAGTGTCCAACGTCGTGTCCATGTTTGCAGTGGActtgacgccgccgttggcgcgTACTGCCCGCGAGCTGTGGCGCCTTGACACTGCCAAGAAACCGGTGCCCGGGGACAACCTCCTCACAGGCTGGCGCCCGCGTAGCATTGCGCTTGTACGCGACTATGTTGCGCTGACCCGGGTTCGCCGCTTGATCGCCGACGTCCAGACTTCGAGAActgtcctcgagcttgctGGCATTGTCGACGCTACcaagtcgagcgaggcggtGCAACAAGAGCTCCTTGCCAAGTATCTCAGCCTGTGGCAGCACGAGATGGACACGAGGCTTGAG TTTGACGTTGAGCGCGAGACGGATGCGGAGAAGGAAATGTCAAACAGGCTGCGGCGTCTTGTGCCAGACCTGGAGCCGAGGCTAGTCCCCACGGTGCGCCACGTTACTCCAAA TGAGAGCATCATCAAGCGGGGTACTCTATCACTTCTCAAAGACTCGAGGAAGAACCGTTGGGAGGAGGCACAGGCTGTGCTTCGGCC GCCATATCTCCACCTGCACCCCGACGTCACCAAGAGGGAAACGCAAGTGATCAACATTGCTGATGCTTCCGTGGTGGCGAGCCCCGATGTGGAGATGCTTCTGGGT cgacgacacgcaTTCACGGTCTACACGCAGACCAACTCGTACATTGTCCAGGCCGTGTCTGCGCGTGAGCTCGAGGAGTGGATCACGGTCATTGGCAAGCAACAGCGTCGAGGCTGA
- the unc-104_3 gene encoding Kinesin-like protein, producing MTSNSVAVFEGRVHGRGTVTPRFHYSWGILKTTAAAAATLWFGIMLEPPTRPFNPLTQPSTLVLTTTEEECAFTSPNHTTSLPHDTILPSLSLPPPRTLHHSVILLRALRAPYLFSCPGVTSKSSSELARGAKGLIRMEGHRTILEPPDHPSYWSAGSRDDDNYASQKTLYDDLGVDLLDHSFEGFNTCIFALQMGRPADGPDKGIIPLTTSELFNRVEQQSKKHANLSYSVEVSYMEIYNEKWVLSYGQRLTRLRVRDLLNPKNKGNLKVREHPSLGPYVEDLSKLVVENYNQMITLMDEGNKARTVASTNMNETSSRSHAVFTLILTQKRYDPDTKMTGEKVSKISLVDLAGSERQASTGATGTRLKEGANINKSLTTLGKVIAALAQASNTAAAGGKKKKEEFVPYRDSVLTWLLKESLGGNSKTAMIAAISPADYDETLSTLRYADAAKRIKTHAVVNEDPNAKLIRELKEELEVLRSRVSAGATNGEATYDPDIPPEKQIVTYKTKQGDIRTVTKLELQDQLEASEKLMDSLNLTWEEKLAETQKIHLEREKALEDLGITVEKDVRGTGVPGKGTTYVAQMVGVHAPQKFPSLVNLNEDPLMSECLIYQLKPGTTIAGSVDSGKAQVKLSGSHIAEEHCTFVNTDGEVTLEVVGDALTYVNGKRVPPSAPIKLHHGYRVILGDFHVFRFNDPAGVRAHRARMSGMWSNGVTEPGTPVRSDSPAQPVELMDWTAARREVADIESLGNEDLDKLFDDIVKVRTLRGRPDSRLDLTEIESRFMGSVAGDSVDVFANLRDWDHNGTASIAGHDLDNADKVTLVDGETGSRSDARSSMRLSDESSLEQQALTKQLRTLAQEVKRIRSQAAVARARGLSIPEVAAWSPREMVLARKAADQWKKLHNFGMAEEILRYAADIREANVIAKQMKKRISYNFVILDGLVASPTSALDDLGGIIEFDDVSDTCAATTGPRPAIYSWNLCRFQQQLARMRQVLAIKDRPNYSVHLSLGAPFGDSPTPSFSYIGSARAPLQLLAQQVSYSVTVPIFCAYTMEAIGSCRVHFKCSAPSSRSGVSTPESSGPIVQSFPFSHKFSFTVTIDTVKGLTSADFTEVHAQTRLSSLVGPAIASEDTFASLPVNLEQASVSHLALRRTLSVLVTSDMVAHFTSGYASVEFFARVRAPYLERLERFDVIKETPPAPPPAAGDLTPNGSDPERPLMRRAETEFVTAETHDILASVEILEMSHDGEYTATDVEDDLVQLHLGVQRQLAVTFTHASGRALRWSKVVHASAGDIRVVTSDGEPCRVSAADVNMQMASQATFLSDGTSRLTARGTWDSAAHHCIQLDRRTPAADHVVVRLTFMIEVEGVDEPIVLEIDLKTRVISRDARRSSIRLIWRPRPVSNVVSMFAVDLTPPLARTARELWRLDTAKKPVPGDNLLTGWRPRSIALVRDYVALTRVRRLIADVQTSRTVLELAGIVDATKSSEAVQQELLAKYLSLWQHEMDTRLEFDVERETDAEKEMSNRLRRLVPDLEPRLVPTVRHVTPNESIIKRGTLSLLKDSRKNRWEEAQAVLRPPYLHLHPDVTKRETQVINIADASVVASPDVEMLLGRRHAFTVYTQTNSYIVQAVSARELEEWITVIGKQQRRG from the exons ATGACCTCGAACTCTGTAGCGGTGTTTGAGGGGAGGGTGCAcggt CGAGGCACGGTTACCCCGCGTTTCCACTATAGCTGGGGTATTTTGAAGACgacagctgctgctgcagcaacCTTGTGGTTTGGGATTATGCTCGAGCCGCCAACTCGACCCTTCAACCCTCTCACTCAACCCTCAACCCTCGTGCTGACaacgaccgaggaggagtgTGCTTTCACGAGTCCCAACCACACCACCTCTCTCCCACACGACACCATCTTGCCTtctctctccctccctcctcctcgcactCTTCATCATTCGGTCATCTTGCTGAGAGCCCTCCGGGCTCCCTATCTCTTCTCATGTCCGGGGGTAACatcaaagtcgtcgtccg AGCTGGCTCGCGGAGCCAAGGGCCTCATCCGCATGGAAGGCCATCGGACCATCCTTGAGCCCCCAGATCACCCT TCATACTGGTCGGCTGGCTCGCGTGACGATGACAACTATGCGTCGCAGAAGACCCTGtacgacgacctcggcgttgacctcctcgaccacagTTTCGAGGGCTTCAACACGTGTATCTTTGCTT TGCAGATGGGCAGACCGGCAG ATGGGCCCGACAAGGGTATCATTCCGCTCACAACGTCGGAGCTCTTCaaccgcgtcgagcagcagtcGAAGAAGCACGCCAACCTCTCGTACTCGGTCGAGGTGTCTTACATGGAGATTTATAATGAGAAGTGGGTCCTAAGCTACGGCCAACGGCTAACGCGTCTCAGAGTGCGAGATCTGCTCAACCCGAAGAACAAGGGCAACCTCAAGGTTCGAGAACATCCCTCTTTGGGCCCCTATGTCGAAGACTTGAGCAAGCTGGTCGTGGAGAATTATAATCAAATGATCACCTTAATGGACGAGGGAAACAAG GCTCGAACAGTAGCATCAACCAACATGAACGAGACCTCTTCTCGTTCACATGCCGTGTTCACCCTGATT CTCACGCAGAAACGTTATGACCCCGATACCAAGATGACGGGCGAGAAGGTGTCCAAGATTTCGTTGGTCGACCTGGCGGGTAGCGAGAGGCAGGCGTCTACCGGCGCGACC GGGACACGACTGAAGGAGGGTGCGAACATCAACAAGTCACTCACCACCCTGGGCAAGGTCATTGCGGCTCTGGCACAGGCCAGCAACACGGCTGCGGCGGGTGgaaagaagaagaaggaggagttTGTGCCCTACCGCGACTCGGTCCTCACATGGCTACTCAAGGAGAGCCTGGGAGGAAACTCAAAGACGGCCATGATTGCGGCCATCTCGCCGGCCGACTACGATGAGACTCTCAGCACACTTCGATATGCCGATGCTGCCAAGCGGATCAAGACCCACGCTGTGGTCAACGAGGACCCCAACGCCAAGCTTATCCGtgagctcaaggaggagctcgaggtcctGCGTAGCCGCGTCAGTGCTGGTGCAACCAACGGCGAGGCAACATACGATCCAGACATCCCGCCTGAGAAGCAGATTGTGACATACAAGACAAAGCAAGGCGATATCCGAACTGTGaccaagctcgagctccaAGACCAACTGGAAGCCTCAGAAAAGCTCATGGACAGCCTCAACCTCACATGGGAAGAGAAGCTGGCGGAGACGCAAAAGATTCATCTTGAGCGAGAGAAGGCGTTGGAGGATTTGGGCATCACCGTCGAGAAGGATGTGAGGGGGACAGGTGTGCCGGGGAAGGGCACAACTTACGTCGCGCAGATGGTAGGCGTGCATGCTCCGCAGAAGTTCCCGTCACTAGTCAACCTCAACGAAGACCCTCTCATGTCCGAGTGTCTCATCTACCAGCTCAAACCCGGCACAACGATCGCAGGAAGTGTCGACAGCGGCAAGGCGCAAGTCAAGTTGTCGGGCTCGCACATCGCGGAAGAGCACTGTACCTTTGTCAACACCGATGGTGAGGTCACCCTCGAGGTGGTCGGGGACGCATTGACATAT GTCAATGGCAAGCGCGTACCCCCAAGTGCG CCTATCAAGTTACACCACGGCTACCGAGTAATCTTGGGCGACTTCCATGTGTTCCGATTCAACGACCCCGCCGGGGTCCGAGCTCACAGAGCAAGGATGTCTGGCATGTGGTCAAACGGCGTTACGGAGCCTGGGACGCCTGTTCGCTCGGACTCGCCTGCCCAGCCGGTGGAGCTCATGGACTGGACAGCCGCGCGTCGTGAGGTGGCGGACATTGAGTCGCTGGGCAATGAGGACTTGGACAAGCTCTTTGACGACATT GTCAAAGTCCGAACACTGCGAGGGCGACCAGATAGCCGCTTGGACCTGACCGAGATTGAATCCCGGTTCATGGGCTCCGTGGCCGGCGACTCGGTCGACGTGTTTGCGAACCTGAGGGACTGGGACCACAATGGAACAGCAAGCATTGCTGGCCACGATCTGGACAACGCAGACAAGgtcacgctcgtcgacggtgaAACTGGCTCACGAAGCGATGCCCGCTCGAGCATGAGGTTGTCTGACGAGTCCTCACTTGAACAGCAAGCTTTGACAAAACAGCTCCGAACCCTGGCGCAGGAGGTCAAGCGCATCCGCTCGCaggcggccgtggcgcgtGCTCGGGGTCTCTCCATCCCCGAGGTGGCTGCCTGGTCACCGAGGGAGATGGTTCTGGCTCGCAAGGCCGCGGATCAGTGGAAGAAGCTCCACAACTTTGGCATGGCGGAGGAGATCCTGCGTTATGCAGCCGACATTCGCGAGGCCAACGTCATTGC AAAACAGATGAAGAAACGCATCTCCTACAACTTTGTGATCCTGGATGGCCTTGTGGCGTCGCCCACCTCTGCGCTGGATGACCTTGGAGGGATTATCGAGTTTGATGATGTTTCGGACACATGTGCGGCCACGACTGGGCCCAGG ccagccatcTACTCTTGGAACCTCTGCCGcttccagcagcagcttgcTCGTATGAGGCAGGTCCTGGCCATCAAGGACAGGCCAAACTACTCGGTGCACCTGAGTCTTGGTGCGCCGTTTGGCGATAGCCCCACCCCAAGCTTCTCATACATCGGAAGCGCGAGAGCCCCACTCCAGCTCCTGGCCCAGCAAGTATCCTACTCTGTCACTGTCCCCATCTTCTGCGCCTACACCATGGAGGCCATTGGCTCGTGCAGAGTCCACTTCAAGTGCTCtgccccctcgtcgcgctccggcGTGTCAACGCCCGAGTCGTCGGGCCCCATCGTCCAGTCCTTCCCCTTCAGCCACAAGTTCTCCTTCACCGTCACGATTGATACAGTCAAGGGCCTCACATCAGCCGACTTTACTGAAGTTCATGCGCAGACTCGGCTCTCGTCCTTGGTCGGCCCGGCCATCGCCTCGGAGGACACGTTTGCCTCGCTCCccgtcaacctcgagcaGGCTTCGGTCTCGCACCTTGCCCTGCGCCGGACGCTGTCGGTTCTCGTGACCTCGGACATGGTCGCCCACTTCACCTCGGGCTACGCCTCGGTCGAGTTCTTTGCCCGCGTTCGCGCTCCctacctcgagcgcctcgagcgctTTGACGTGATCAAGGAgacaccaccggcgccgcctcccgcGGCAGGAGACCTAACGCCCAACGGCTCTGACCCCGAGCGCCCGCTCATGCGCCGTGCCGAGACCGAGTTTGTCACCGCAGAGACCCACGATATCCTCGCTTCGGTTGAGATTCTCGAGATGAGCCATGATGGCGAGTATACGGCtaccgacgtcgaggacgacctcgtccagctGCATCTTGGTGTCCAGCGACAGCTCGCTGTCACATTTACCCACGCGTCGGGCCGAGCGCTCAGATGGTCCAAGGTTGTGCACGCCTCGGCAGGCGACATCCGAGTGGTCACCTCAGACGGCGAGCCCTGCCGGGTGAGCGCTGCCGACGTCAATATGCAGATGGCGTCGCAGGCGACATTCCTCTCGGACGGAACGTCACGCCTCACGGCACGCGGTACCTGGGATTCCGCGGCCCACCACTGTATCCAGCTCGATCGCCGTACGCCCGCGGCGGACCACGTTGTCGTTCGCCTCACGTTCATGATCGAGGTGGAGGGTGTTGACGAGCCCATTGTGCTCGAGATTGATCTCAAGACGCGCGTGATCAGCCGCGACGCGAGACGGTCGTCGATTCGCCTGATCTGGCGACCCAGACCAGTGTCCAACGTCGTGTCCATGTTTGCAGTGGActtgacgccgccgttggcgcgTACTGCCCGCGAGCTGTGGCGCCTTGACACTGCCAAGAAACCGGTGCCCGGGGACAACCTCCTCACAGGCTGGCGCCCGCGTAGCATTGCGCTTGTACGCGACTATGTTGCGCTGACCCGGGTTCGCCGCTTGATCGCCGACGTCCAGACTTCGAGAActgtcctcgagcttgctGGCATTGTCGACGCTACcaagtcgagcgaggcggtGCAACAAGAGCTCCTTGCCAAGTATCTCAGCCTGTGGCAGCACGAGATGGACACGAGGCTTGAG TTTGACGTTGAGCGCGAGACGGATGCGGAGAAGGAAATGTCAAACAGGCTGCGGCGTCTTGTGCCAGACCTGGAGCCGAGGCTAGTCCCCACGGTGCGCCACGTTACTCCAAA TGAGAGCATCATCAAGCGGGGTACTCTATCACTTCTCAAAGACTCGAGGAAGAACCGTTGGGAGGAGGCACAGGCTGTGCTTCGGCC GCCATATCTCCACCTGCACCCCGACGTCACCAAGAGGGAAACGCAAGTGATCAACATTGCTGATGCTTCCGTGGTGGCGAGCCCCGATGTGGAGATGCTTCTGGGT cgacgacacgcaTTCACGGTCTACACGCAGACCAACTCGTACATTGTCCAGGCCGTGTCTGCGCGTGAGCTCGAGGAGTGGATCACGGTCATTGGCAAGCAACAGCGTCGAGGCTGA